A region of Syngnathoides biaculeatus isolate LvHL_M chromosome 20, ASM1980259v1, whole genome shotgun sequence DNA encodes the following proteins:
- the LOC133493283 gene encoding uncharacterized protein LOC133493283 isoform X3 — translation MPTCCAPNCNKTEKSHPNFSFFNLPWGKPDRIKLWLSQLRLVHQPGKSARICSDHFEERFLEQDPKFSIAPHLYTKHKKTLTVDAYPTIFEHKKQSAVREISINRQKKCRRKMLIDESPNQTEKSEGACAFSTSPSDEHPTDESPSTSQYSGDGRKYGARHMKMRAKTTGKSQEEVHGPKEEEDPQRQLLDTVFNLQPQIVLCRAAGSQDA, via the exons atgccgacgtgttgtgcaccaaactgcaacaaaactgagaaatccCACCCGAATTTTtcgttctttaacctcccgtggggtaaACCTGACAGAATAAAACTGTGGCtatcacagttgaggctcgttcatcagccgggAAAATCTGCACGCATCTGCAGTGATCACTTCGAAGAACGGTTTCTGGAACAGGACCCGAAGTTTTCCATCGCACCACATCTTTACACCAAGCATAAGAAAACACTAACAGTGGATGCCTATCCTACTATTTTTGAACATAAAAAACAGTCAGCCGTGAGAGAAATATCAataaacagacaaaagaaaTGCCGAAGGAAAATG CTTATTGATGAATCCCCGAACCAGACAGAGAAATCTGAGGGCGCCTGTGCATTCTCAACAAGTCCAAGTGACGAACACCCGACTGATGAGTCACCATCCACATCACAATATTCTGGTGAC GGCAGAAAGTATGGTGCTCGTCATATGAAAATGCGTGCAAAAACGACAGGAAAGTCCCAGGAAGAAGTTCATGGACCAAAAGAGGAGGAAGACCCACAGCGTCAACTACTG